GCGGGTCCGGGCGTTCTCATCGCCGAGCGCCCCGATGAGCGGCTGGACCGAAGCCTCACCGATCGCTGTGAGGACCGTTGTTGCTCCCGCGTAGCCGTCGCCATCCTCGCCGAGGAGGGGGATGAGGGCGCTTACGGCAGGTGCTCCGATCCCGACCAGGGCCTCGACGGCCTTCCGGTGAAGGCGGTCGCCCCCGCTCCTGACAAGGCCGACGATGACCGGGACCGCCTCGTGAGCCCCAAGCCTCCCCAGGACCTCGACGGCGTTCTCCCGGGCGGCGCCCGTCTCCCGCTCAAGCAGCGCAAGGACCGGTTGAACTGCAGGCTTCCCGATGACGACAAGCGCATCCGCCGCCGCCGGGGCCACCGAATCGACGGTGAGAGCGTCCACGAGCGGCCCGACGGCCGCAGGGAGACCGATCTCGCCGAGCGTCGCCGCAGCCTCGCTCCGGATGCGGTCGTCGTCGGTCTTCAGCACCCGGACCAGGGGATCGACGGCGGGCTCGCCCATCAGGGCAAGCTCCAGCCATTCTTCCCGTGCGATCAGGTACCAGGCCCGCTCGACGTCGCCCCAGGGCTCCCAGCCCATCCCGTCGAGGATCCCGGCGGCATGGCTGCGGAGACCTGATCTGCCGGCAGTCAGCGCCTGGATCAGCGGCGGCACTGCGGCCTCCCCGAGCGCACCGAGGATCCCCCGGAGCGTCTCCTGCACCTCTCCGTCCGCGCCGCCCAGAGACTCGACGCATGCCGCCGCCGCCGGCTCGCCGATCTTCAGCAGGGCCGCTGCCGCCGTCTCCCGGAGATCGGGGTCGTTGAGCAGCTCGATCAGCCGGCCGACCGCAGGCAGACCGCTCTCCGCGAGCGCCATCCCCACGAGCGGCCGGATATTGTCTTCCGCCTCGTGCAGGAGCCCGACCAGGGGGCCGACGGCGGGTCCGCCGATCTCACCGAGGGTCCGGGCGGCATTCCACCAGGCCTCCCTGTCCGGGGACTTCAGGATGCGGATGAGCGGCTCGACTGCGGCCTCGCCGTACTCTGCAGCATCAAGCCATGCTTCGCCGGCGATGAAGTACCGGATGGCCTCCGCATCATCGGACGGCTTCCAGCCGGTATCCCGAAGAATAGAGGCAGCAGACCGCCGTATCCTCCCGTCGGGGTCTTCGAGGGCCTCGACCAGGAAGGGGACCGCAGCGTCGCCGATCTCCCGGAGCGCGTAGAGTGCTCCGAACTGCACCTCGTCGTCACCCCCGGCGAGCGCCGCGATGAGGGGCGGCACGGCGGGCTCCCCCATACGAACGAGCGTGGCGGCTGCGCCGGTCTGCATCTCGCGGCTCCCGAGCGCCGCGATCAGCGCCGGGATCGCACCGTCGCCGATACGGACGAGGGCTTCGGCGATACACCACCGCTTCCCGTCGTCCGCACGGGCGAGCGCCCGGAGCAGGGGCAGGACGGCATCGGCCCCGCGCCCGGCGACGGCAGCCGCGGCACGCCTGCGGGTCTCGGTGTCGGCACTACCAAGATCTTCGATGAGCGGCTCCAGCGGGCGGTCGCTGTCCGGGACAACGGGCACATCCCTCGGCTCATCGATCCCGGGCTCATCGATCCCGGGCTCAGCAATCTCAAACTCGATATCACCCTCCGACGGGAAGGTGTCGAACCCATTACCCCAGGAAGACGGCCCGTCACCTGCATCGTCAAGCCCGAGCAGCCGCATGAGTTCCTCGTCGGTGAGAGGTTCGGGTTGCGGGTTCGGTGGGGCGTCCGGAGGCGGCTCTGGGATCCAGACAGGATCGCAGGATTCACCGCCGTCCGGTCCGTTCAGGAAAGAAGGTTCCGGGAGGACCTCCGCCCCGCACAAAGGAGCGGGATCGTCGGACGGCAGGACCGTGCAGGGCATCTCCCTGGCGTCATCGACCCTGTCGGGGGAGGTGAGATCGTCGAACCGCCGGAGCGCTTCAGGGATCATCTCCATTTTCCTGAGAAGAACCGTCCCATCACCATCCCGGGGCGGCTTCGGCGGTTCAACCGGATAAAGCGGTTCCTGGCCCGGAGCATCTTCCTCCGGGACATCTTCCTCGTTTCTTCCGATGTATTTCCGGATCCAGCGCCTGAAGAACGGGGTTCTCTCCGAGCCAAAGATGCCCGGGATACCCACGAGGGGACAGAGATCCTCAATCCCCGGAGCCACCCGGACACCTGCTGTCTCCACGCCGAAGAGGAGAACGAGAATCGCAATTCCCACAGCCACACATGCCAGAGCGCATGGTATCCCCCTGCGGCACCTGCCGGGCCCGGTCACGTGCCCGCCCGCAGATACCGGCCGCATCGTCACCACTCCGCGGATTCCAACCGCAGGAAGAGCGAAGGCGCCGTCAGGGAATGCTCGTGGGACCTCCATGCACATAATGAGAACTCTACGTCTAAAAATTAAATATGTTTGTTTCCCGTGCCCGCGCAATAAGGAAATTTTTATATAACACCTGTTTCAGGAGGCAGGGGTCCGCTCGCGGCCTTCTCCGGCTCTCCGGCGCTCAGATAGCGCTTGTACCAGACGAACCAGGGGGTATCGAGGACCCCGACGATGCCCTTGCTGACGATCTGCCCGATGATCAGGGGGAGCAGGGGGATTCCGGCAGCGAAAAAGGCGATACTCACGAAGATGATACTGTCGAGCGTCAGGTCGGCGACGTCGGAGAAGGCGCTTCGCAGTACGATGCGATCCGGGTAGGCGCGCTTCA
This portion of the Methanoculleus caldifontis genome encodes:
- a CDS encoding HEAT repeat domain-containing protein; amino-acid sequence: MGIAILVLLFGVETAGVRVAPGIEDLCPLVGIPGIFGSERTPFFRRWIRKYIGRNEEDVPEEDAPGQEPLYPVEPPKPPRDGDGTVLLRKMEMIPEALRRFDDLTSPDRVDDAREMPCTVLPSDDPAPLCGAEVLPEPSFLNGPDGGESCDPVWIPEPPPDAPPNPQPEPLTDEELMRLLGLDDAGDGPSSWGNGFDTFPSEGDIEFEIAEPGIDEPGIDEPRDVPVVPDSDRPLEPLIEDLGSADTETRRRAAAAVAGRGADAVLPLLRALARADDGKRWCIAEALVRIGDGAIPALIAALGSREMQTGAAATLVRMGEPAVPPLIAALAGGDDEVQFGALYALREIGDAAVPFLVEALEDPDGRIRRSAASILRDTGWKPSDDAEAIRYFIAGEAWLDAAEYGEAAVEPLIRILKSPDREAWWNAARTLGEIGGPAVGPLVGLLHEAEDNIRPLVGMALAESGLPAVGRLIELLNDPDLRETAAAALLKIGEPAAAACVESLGGADGEVQETLRGILGALGEAAVPPLIQALTAGRSGLRSHAAGILDGMGWEPWGDVERAWYLIAREEWLELALMGEPAVDPLVRVLKTDDDRIRSEAAATLGEIGLPAAVGPLVDALTVDSVAPAAADALVVIGKPAVQPVLALLERETGAARENAVEVLGRLGAHEAVPVIVGLVRSGGDRLHRKAVEALVGIGAPAVSALIPLLGEDGDGYAGATTVLTAIGEASVQPLIGALGDENARTRMGAARILTRLDRVPAGVEEQAARLIALQQWPEAAEIGAPAVDLLAARLADLDPRVQAGAAESLACIGAPAAPPLVLLLGEATRRGIAGDTLVRIGEAAVEPLIGALGEEDLSRAAAGVLARIGKPAAAPLVQALGSPGTGQAAAEILQTMGASSLDALIEAFGSDDASIRQRAGDVLLELGETAVGPLVEALGHPDAAARLGAVETLARVGRPAVPVLTGALEDERYLVRLGAAEVLGRAGWVPGTEGEKIRYLIAKEQWASVAEIGAGAVEPLVRTLNDPDSAIQMGAARALGVIGGPAVARLIGELGTEQDGRQRKAVEALKMVGEPAVVPLIDALQDRDWHTRLGAARALVGIGDAAVEHLIQALRNGPPTVRMGAAATLGKIGSPAAIAPLIDTLLQDDQRVGRVAVRALGMMGEAAVNPLLRALREGSDEARRGVVAALVLIGEPAAALLPGALADEDFRVRAGAADALDRLAWSPGPGEETIRYLIAKERWSELARMGAPVVGPLVAVLGDRDDNIRRRAARVLAGVRDPRTIPPLMTLLHDDYYSIRREAAMALAAAGVPALEPVISALGDPDSDVRKRAADILAEIGDRQAIEPLQRVRSDEDWYVRKAAEDAVKKIRERTEGSR